In the Hordeum vulgare subsp. vulgare chromosome 7H, MorexV3_pseudomolecules_assembly, whole genome shotgun sequence genome, one interval contains:
- the LOC123407316 gene encoding E3 ubiquitin-protein ligase CIP8-like, which translates to MASPYLLHRLTADEIFQTLEASSSTSSSCYDAFVPVFRPDPSASSLSVSAADRVRSQFLSVERDLFHDALVAPRNDDLGFPEENDEEEEASIRWDCFQLDEEEEPDLPLEASVPADEFDWEEVAFASGPSAENPELEWEMLGDMPPSAPAGANEGFVYTSDREAYEVLVAVGDGLFLTNKPPAARSSVKALPSAIVAGGEEGEGEECSVCKDRVVAGERVKMMPCSHRYHEDCILPWLEVRNSCPLCRFELPTDNPKYETWKAGQSMAA; encoded by the coding sequence ATGGCTTCTCCGTATCTCCTTCACCGTCTCACCGCCGACGAGATCTTCCAAACTCTAGAGGCTTCCTCCTCCACGTCCTCCTCATGCTACGATGCCTTCGTGCCGGTGTTCCGGCCCGATCCTTCGGCCTCCTCCCTGTCTGTGTCGGCGGCCGACCGCGTCCGGAGCCAGTTTCTCTCCGTGGAGCGCGACCTCTTCCACGACGCACTCGTCGCGCCCAGGAATGACGACCTCGGCTTCCCCGAAGAgaacgatgaggaggaggaggcctcgaTCCGGTGGGATTGCTTCCAattggacgaggaggaggagccagATCTGCCGCTGGAGGCTTCCGTACCAGCCGACGAATTCGACTGGGAGGAAGTCGCGTTCGCCTCCGGACCCTCGGCAGAGAACCCGGAGCTCGAGTGGGAGATGCTCGGCGACATGCCGCCCAGCGCTCCCGCCGGCGCCAACGAGGGTTTCGTGTACACCTCTGACAGGGAGGCGTATGAGGTGCTCGTCGCTGTTGGGGATGGGCTTTTCCTCACCAACAAGCCACCGGCGGCCAGGTCGTCAGTCAAGGCGCTCCCATCCGCCATCGTCGCCGGCGGcgaggaaggggagggagaggagTGCTCCGTGTGTAAGGACCGGGTTGTGGCAGGGGAGCGCGTTAAGATGATGCCTTGCTCCCATCGGTACCACGAGGActgcatccttccatggcttGAGGTGCGCAACTCCTGCCCACTCTGCCGCTTTGAGCTGCCCACCGACAATCCCAAGTACGAGACCTGGAAGGCTGGACAATCCATGGCTGCCTGA